A single window of Candoia aspera isolate rCanAsp1 chromosome 3, rCanAsp1.hap2, whole genome shotgun sequence DNA harbors:
- the LOC134492763 gene encoding bactericidal permeability-increasing protein-like, with protein MCKARLLLLCLCCLVPSLEGTNPGFAGRITKKGLDYARQQGVAALQEALAKITLSEFSGSFRVKVIGNVNYKFYSLNVRQFQLLHSAIEPVPGQGLRVSITNAFAELTGRWEVKKRWFKDDGSFDLKVEGISISVSLKLGSDATGRPTVTTLDCSSHVSDVDIHISGKLDWLYNLFHRSIESALRRAMEGKVCETVRSSVSSQLQPYLCSLPVTAKVDLTSSIDYSLVGPPVATSDYVDVGLKGEFFSTAHRSPAPFPPPTLSLPVDHDRMIYFGISTFFFNTAGRVYYRAESLTFWIVDNMVPKEFKIRLNTTSFEPFIPQIKKLFPNMLMKLRVSPSSAPSLAISPEALSLTPLVDIQAFAILPNASLAPLFLIGASTTISAKVSVNSTSISGKLKLGSLAFSLKHSDIGAFSVQLMASLMNFFAATILIPQMNARLAEGFPLPLLDQLQLADPVFQTHQDFLLFASDVRYG; from the exons ATGTGCAAGGCCAGGCTACTGTTGCTCTGCCTTTGCTGCTTGGTGCCCTCCCTTGAGGGCACAAACCCGGGATTTGCAGGCAGAATCACCAAGAAAGGATTGGATTATG CACGCCAGCAGGGGGTTGCAGCCTTGCAAGAGGCACTGGCCAAGATCACCCTGTCTGAATTCTCTGGCTCCTTCAGAGTCAAAGTGATCGGAAATGTCAACTACAAGTTCTACAG TCTGAATGTTCGTCAGTTCCAGCTGCTCCACTCAGCAATTGAACCCGTGCCGGGCCAGGGCCTCAGGGTCTCCATCACCAATGCTTTTGCTGAATTGACTGGCCGGTGGGAGGTGAAGAAACGCTGGTT CAAGGATGACGGCTCCTTTGACCTGAAGGTTGAGGGCATCTCCATCTCCGTAAGCTTGAAGCTGGGGAGTGATGCTACTGGGAGACCGACTGTTACCACCTTGGATTGCAGCAGCCACGTTTCCGACGTCGACATTCACATTTCGGGCAAACTGGA CTGGCTGTATAATCTCTTCCACCGAAGCATTGAGTCAGCTCTCAGGAGAGCCATGGAAGGCAAG GTCTGTGAGACAGTGAGAAGCTCTGTTAGCTCCCAACTGCAGCCCTATCTTTGCTCTTTGCCAG TCACAGCCAAAGTCGACCTCACCTCTAGCATTGATTACTCTCTGGTTGGGCCACCGGTTGCTACAAGCGATTACGTGGATGTGGGCCTGAAG GGTGAATTCTTTTCCACCGCCCACCGTTCTCCAGCTCCTTTCCCACCACCCACCCTGTCTCTTCCGGTGGATCATGACCGCATGATCTACTTTGGAATCTCCACTTTCTTCTTCAACACAGCCGGCAGGGTCTACTACAGAGCAGAATCACTGACCTTCTGGATCGTGGATAACATG GTTCCTAAGGAGTTTAAAATCCGGCTGAACACCACCTCGTTCGAACCTTTCATCCCACAG ATTAAGAAGCTATTCCCCAACATGCTCATGAAGCTGCGGGTCTCACCTTCTTCGGCCCCATCTCTGGCCATCTCCCCTGAAGCCCTGTCGCTGACTCCTTTGGTCGACATCCAGGCATTTGCGATTCTCCCTAATGCTTCCTTAGCTCCTCTCTTCCTGATTGGAGCG TCAACCACAATTTCAGCCAAAGTTTCTGTCAACTCTACTAGCATCTCTGGAAAACTAAAACTTGGCAG TTTGGCATTTTCCTTAAAGCACTCAGACATCGGGGCCTTTTCG GTACAATTAATGGCATCCCTCATGAACTTCTTTGCCGCCACCATCCTAATTCCTCAGATGAATG CCCGCCTGGCTGAGGGATTCCCGCTCCCCCTCCTGGATCAACTGCAGCTTGCCGACCCCGTTTTCCAGACTCACCAG